One window of Chamaesiphon minutus PCC 6605 genomic DNA carries:
- a CDS encoding alpha/beta fold hydrolase: MTNRPKFLWISASPSLKYFHRRLINHLSQVVKVELWEYQQTLDESSSIDGAVKLLHDYIAELAEPVHLIGHGISGTIALVYARLYPARVASLTLLSVAVRPGINWHSYYYDRLWSLPYSRAHILKSISTDLFPGTSARHVCDLVERMERDLVEAPSSHSLFQSTLLPAGGVDMPLMICACQSDPVIKSSALSKWINYFKPVDEIWRVSTGGHFFHHIHSELVSYHIQNFWQKLEPAIVFHQPMKVEFN, from the coding sequence ATGACAAATCGGCCTAAATTTCTCTGGATTAGTGCTAGTCCTAGTCTCAAGTATTTCCATCGCCGCCTCATCAATCATCTATCTCAAGTCGTCAAAGTCGAGCTATGGGAATACCAACAAACTCTAGATGAAAGTAGTTCCATTGATGGAGCCGTTAAATTATTACACGACTACATAGCCGAGCTAGCCGAGCCAGTGCATCTCATCGGACATGGCATCAGTGGAACGATTGCGTTAGTGTACGCGCGCCTGTATCCCGCTCGAGTTGCCTCATTAACCCTATTGAGCGTTGCCGTAAGACCGGGAATTAATTGGCATTCTTATTATTACGATCGATTGTGGTCTTTACCGTATAGTCGAGCGCATATTTTAAAATCAATTTCTACGGATCTGTTTCCAGGTACTTCAGCTCGTCATGTGTGCGATTTAGTCGAGCGAATGGAGCGAGATTTAGTCGAAGCTCCATCGAGTCATTCACTATTTCAATCTACTCTTTTACCAGCAGGCGGTGTGGATATGCCGTTGATGATATGTGCTTGTCAATCCGATCCTGTTATTAAGTCATCTGCTTTATCCAAATGGATTAATTACTTTAAACCAGTAGATGAAATCTGGCGAGTCTCAACCGGGGGACATTTCTTTCATCACATTCATTCGGAATTGGTCAGTTATCACATCCAAAATTTTTGGCAAAAGCTAGAACCAGCAATTGTATTTCATCAACCGATGAAAGTAGAGTTTAATTAA
- a CDS encoding type II toxin-antitoxin system VapC family toxin: MGVNYLIDTHILLWWLFNDPKLNAECQDIIRNPAHRIIVSSVSAWEIATKYRIGKLPEAKQIVEEYSQILHRAKFIELAITSAHALRAGSLPIAHRDPFDRMIMAQAEIEHMPVITYDEAFQTGLIQVIPNRKQP, translated from the coding sequence ATGGGAGTAAACTATCTCATCGATACCCATATCCTGCTGTGGTGGCTATTTAACGATCCCAAACTCAACGCCGAATGCCAAGATATCATTCGTAATCCCGCTCATCGTATTATAGTCAGTAGCGTTTCTGCATGGGAAATTGCAACTAAATATCGCATCGGTAAACTTCCCGAAGCCAAACAGATTGTCGAAGAATATTCACAGATATTGCATCGAGCCAAATTTATCGAACTTGCCATTACCTCGGCTCATGCACTCAGAGCTGGCAGCTTGCCTATCGCTCATCGCGATCCTTTTGACAGAATGATAATGGCACAAGCCGAAATTGAGCATATGCCTGTTATCACTTATGATGAGGCTTTTCAAACTGGGCTAATTCAAGTAATTCCCAATCGAAAGCAACCCTAG
- a CDS encoding PadR family transcriptional regulator, producing MAKKQDGGVIILSATEEDILTVIWGHSQGVYGLDILNRINKANKETNRREIGVGSLYPALKRMEQQGLVTARWGEEALGEESGGARRRYYAISADGEQALIATQQYRQQLSLSPIFANT from the coding sequence ATGGCAAAGAAACAAGACGGAGGAGTAATAATCCTATCCGCTACAGAAGAAGATATCTTGACCGTAATTTGGGGACACTCTCAGGGTGTCTATGGATTAGATATTCTCAATCGAATTAATAAGGCTAATAAAGAAACCAATCGCAGAGAAATTGGCGTGGGTAGTTTGTATCCCGCACTCAAACGAATGGAGCAACAAGGTTTAGTTACTGCTCGTTGGGGGGAGGAAGCTCTAGGCGAAGAATCTGGTGGTGCCAGAAGACGTTACTATGCAATCTCTGCCGATGGTGAGCAAGCCTTGATAGCAACACAACAGTATCGTCAACAATTGTCATTGAGTCCAATATTTGCTAATACATAG
- a CDS encoding bZIP transcription factor encodes MQEIDILGKDVSSLQTKIAVLEKEIEHMKQQLESRDVWLRGIGIAVIAAVLVWFGQNALDSHSAQKANSVGVSASKAK; translated from the coding sequence GTGCAAGAAATAGATATACTAGGAAAAGACGTTAGTAGTCTCCAAACCAAGATCGCGGTGCTAGAGAAAGAGATCGAGCACATGAAACAGCAGTTAGAGTCGAGAGATGTATGGCTGCGAGGAATCGGTATTGCGGTGATTGCAGCAGTATTGGTCTGGTTTGGGCAAAATGCACTCGATTCTCATTCTGCTCAAAAAGCCAATTCAGTCGGTGTATCAGCTAGCAAAGCAAAGTAA
- the ureC gene encoding urease subunit alpha, with protein MSYRMDRRAYAQTYGPTTGDRVRLADTELFIEIERDFTTYGDEVKFGGGKVIRDGMGQSPISNADGAVDLVITNAVILDWWGIVKADVGIKDGKIYKVGKAGNPYIQDNVDIIIGPGTEIIAGEGSILTAGGIDTHIHFICPQQIEVAIASGITTMIGGGTGPAAGTHATTCTPGVWNMYRMLQAVDAFPMNIGLLGKGNSSQPQGLVEQVQAGAIGLKLHEDWGTTPATIDTCLSVADEYDVQVAIHTDTLNEAGFVETTIGAFKGRTIHTYHTEGAGGGHAPDIIRVCGEANVLPSSTNPTRPYTLNTLDEHLDMLMVCHHLSPSIPEDVAFAESRIRRETIAAEDILHDLGAFSMISSDSQAMGRIGETIIRTWQTAHKMKVQRGGLPQDSQPADNLRAKRYIAKYTINPAITHGISNYVGSIESGKIADLCLWKPAFFGIKPETVIKGGLIAWAQMGDANASIPTPQPVHMRPMFGSYGGARTNTAFTFLSQVAMERELAQQLQLQKQVLAVSGTRQVSKRDMKLNDALPRIEVNPETYEVRADGELLTCEPATVLPMAQRYFLF; from the coding sequence ATGAGTTATCGAATGGATCGCCGCGCCTACGCTCAAACCTACGGGCCGACTACAGGCGATCGCGTCCGCCTTGCAGATACCGAATTATTCATCGAAATCGAGCGCGATTTTACGACTTATGGGGATGAAGTTAAATTTGGCGGCGGCAAGGTAATTCGGGATGGAATGGGACAATCGCCGATTTCTAATGCTGATGGTGCAGTAGATTTGGTGATTACCAATGCCGTGATTCTGGATTGGTGGGGCATCGTCAAAGCTGATGTCGGCATTAAGGATGGCAAGATTTACAAAGTCGGCAAAGCCGGAAATCCTTATATTCAAGATAACGTCGATATAATTATCGGCCCAGGCACCGAAATTATCGCCGGGGAGGGGTCGATTTTGACGGCGGGGGGTATCGATACCCACATTCATTTTATCTGCCCTCAACAGATTGAAGTGGCGATCGCGTCCGGTATTACCACCATGATTGGTGGCGGTACGGGGCCAGCAGCCGGAACTCATGCTACTACCTGTACTCCTGGCGTCTGGAATATGTACCGGATGTTGCAGGCGGTGGATGCTTTTCCGATGAATATCGGCTTGTTGGGCAAGGGCAATAGCTCTCAGCCGCAAGGTTTAGTCGAGCAAGTCCAAGCAGGTGCGATCGGGTTAAAATTGCATGAAGATTGGGGAACTACACCCGCCACGATCGATACTTGTCTGAGCGTCGCGGATGAATATGATGTCCAAGTGGCAATTCACACCGATACCCTCAACGAAGCCGGATTTGTCGAAACCACGATCGGTGCTTTTAAAGGTAGAACGATTCACACCTATCATACCGAAGGCGCGGGCGGCGGACACGCCCCAGATATCATCCGCGTCTGTGGCGAAGCCAATGTCTTGCCCTCTTCTACCAATCCCACTCGTCCCTACACGCTCAATACCCTCGACGAACATTTGGATATGTTGATGGTGTGTCACCATCTCAGTCCCAGTATTCCCGAAGATGTTGCCTTTGCCGAGTCGAGAATTCGCCGCGAAACGATCGCCGCTGAAGATATTCTCCACGATTTGGGCGCATTTAGTATGATTTCTTCCGATTCCCAGGCGATGGGGCGAATTGGCGAAACAATTATTCGGACGTGGCAAACCGCCCACAAAATGAAAGTCCAACGCGGTGGTTTACCTCAAGATAGTCAACCAGCCGATAATTTACGTGCCAAACGCTATATTGCTAAATATACAATCAACCCCGCAATTACTCATGGTATCTCTAATTATGTGGGTTCGATCGAGTCTGGTAAGATTGCCGATTTATGTTTGTGGAAACCTGCATTTTTTGGCATCAAACCAGAGACAGTAATTAAAGGTGGGCTGATAGCCTGGGCGCAGATGGGCGATGCCAATGCCAGTATTCCCACACCCCAACCCGTCCACATGCGCCCAATGTTTGGCAGTTATGGTGGTGCAAGAACTAATACTGCTTTTACGTTTCTGTCTCAAGTAGCAATGGAACGAGAGCTAGCACAACAATTACAGTTGCAAAAACAGGTACTAGCGGTATCGGGAACTCGTCAAGTTAGCAAGCGGGATATGAAGTTAAATGATGCGTTACCTCGGATCGAAGTCAATCCCGAAACTTATGAGGTAAGAGCCGATGGAGAGTTACTTACTTGTGAGCCTGCAACTGTTTTACCGATGGCGCAGCGTTATTTCTTATTCTAG
- a CDS encoding helix-turn-helix transcriptional regulator: MAIVEITPDFSSLTTVDRLLELLDDRPDGITIKELSDTLNRPISMLQICLKIAIASRKVAVKQREFGGQLAKVYVLRTAATQPQHQLRRTAAPSYSSVTPMHLREVAGLTKVQLAIELGLSVRTINDWEQKRSQPRLVPSQLKQMMSVYQCTLDELIAAFE, from the coding sequence TTGGCAATTGTCGAAATAACCCCCGATTTCTCTAGTTTAACAACTGTCGATCGACTCCTAGAGTTGCTCGACGATCGACCGGACGGCATCACAATTAAGGAATTATCCGATACCTTAAACCGTCCGATCTCCATGCTCCAAATTTGTCTGAAAATTGCGATTGCTAGCCGAAAAGTAGCTGTCAAACAGCGCGAATTTGGTGGGCAATTAGCAAAAGTGTATGTCTTGAGAACAGCGGCGACTCAACCGCAGCATCAGCTTCGGCGCACAGCCGCTCCTAGTTATAGTAGCGTAACACCGATGCACTTGCGGGAAGTAGCTGGATTGACAAAAGTACAACTGGCGATCGAATTGGGCTTGAGTGTCAGAACGATTAATGACTGGGAGCAAAAACGCTCTCAGCCAAGATTAGTTCCCTCTCAACTCAAACAGATGATGTCCGTGTATCAATGTACTCTCGACGAACTAATTGCGGCATTTGAGTAG
- a CDS encoding DUF3084 domain-containing protein, which produces MTSGYILIGAILILGGIVAVSGDRIGTRVGKARLSLFKLRPRQTATLVTIVTGTLISASVLTLIFGASEQLRMGVFDLQKIQRKLSDTKENLARALEQKDRVQRELEVARNEQSEAKNLLSGINNSLKDELLKQSVATQNFKNTQQQLQSVSTERNELVQEVTEISRQRRDLKTQQQVIYEQVLELKQQIKYLDSEVVPLKQQIAINNKRKSQLQQRLERPTPNPNLISQIKSLQDYENSDKKLSQNLEQRLARSSNLEAQLQVQQTELFNLKTQIEQLDAKLAVRQAQLKEKDKQHQQLEREFQTRTMELKLRDRQLKKIELQIKINQQGLASLEREVNNIEREYQKIRQGNVGILRNQVLASTIIKSNSTETVSQQIDSLLAQANRNALQATNPNTKDAHSERLSQRQPKILEITPERLTQLKKQISGRQNYVVRIFSLGNYVVGDRNIQVFIDATPDRQLFARNEQIAEISIDPTKMNEEQIRQQLNILIVTAQLRARRAGILEDRPQIGDGQLATYVQFLDRIKKQKSPLEIGAIVERDTYTLGPPIIKLQAMSGRKVLFNT; this is translated from the coding sequence ATGACCAGCGGCTATATCCTGATCGGGGCAATTTTGATTTTGGGCGGGATCGTCGCAGTTTCTGGCGACCGAATTGGCACGCGGGTTGGTAAAGCTAGACTATCGCTATTTAAATTACGTCCGCGTCAAACCGCGACATTGGTAACGATCGTTACTGGCACACTGATCTCGGCCTCCGTACTCACACTGATTTTTGGAGCTAGCGAACAACTCCGCATGGGCGTATTCGATCTTCAAAAGATCCAGCGCAAACTCTCCGATACCAAAGAAAATCTCGCGCGCGCCCTCGAACAAAAAGATCGCGTGCAGCGAGAACTAGAAGTTGCTCGGAACGAGCAGTCGGAAGCCAAAAATTTGCTCTCTGGCATCAATAACTCGCTCAAAGATGAGTTGCTCAAACAATCGGTTGCTACCCAAAATTTTAAGAATACCCAACAGCAACTCCAATCTGTCTCCACAGAACGTAACGAGCTAGTACAGGAGGTGACAGAAATCTCTCGCCAACGCCGCGATCTCAAAACGCAACAGCAAGTGATTTACGAGCAAGTTTTAGAACTCAAACAACAAATTAAATATTTAGACAGCGAAGTTGTACCGTTAAAACAGCAAATTGCAATTAATAATAAGCGAAAATCTCAACTGCAACAGCGACTCGAACGACCTACTCCCAATCCCAATCTCATCAGTCAAATTAAAAGCTTGCAAGATTATGAAAATAGTGATAAAAAATTAAGTCAAAATCTCGAACAACGGTTGGCTCGATCGAGCAATCTCGAAGCCCAACTGCAAGTCCAGCAAACAGAACTGTTCAATCTCAAGACTCAAATCGAACAGCTCGATGCCAAACTTGCCGTGCGCCAAGCACAGCTCAAAGAAAAAGATAAGCAGCATCAGCAGCTAGAGCGAGAATTTCAAACTCGGACGATGGAATTAAAGCTCAGAGATAGACAACTGAAAAAAATCGAGTTGCAAATTAAAATTAATCAGCAAGGATTGGCTTCGCTCGAACGAGAAGTTAATAACATCGAACGAGAATATCAGAAAATTCGGCAAGGAAATGTTGGCATTCTCCGCAATCAAGTTCTTGCCAGTACTATTATCAAAAGCAACAGTACTGAAACTGTATCCCAGCAAATCGATAGTTTACTGGCTCAAGCCAATCGCAATGCCTTACAAGCCACCAATCCCAACACCAAAGATGCTCATTCTGAGAGGCTGAGTCAACGCCAGCCAAAAATTCTGGAAATTACGCCAGAGCGACTTACTCAACTCAAAAAACAAATAAGCGGACGTCAGAATTATGTGGTGCGGATTTTTTCGCTAGGTAATTATGTCGTCGGAGATCGCAATATTCAGGTATTTATCGATGCTACTCCCGATCGTCAATTATTCGCTCGTAACGAGCAAATTGCCGAAATCAGTATCGATCCGACTAAGATGAATGAAGAACAAATTCGCCAGCAATTAAATATTTTAATCGTCACCGCTCAACTACGCGCCAGACGGGCGGGAATTTTGGAAGATCGACCCCAGATCGGCGACGGACAATTGGCTACCTACGTCCAATTTTTAGACCGCATCAAAAAACAAAAATCCCCACTCGAAATCGGGGCGATCGTCGAGCGGGATACTTATACATTGGGGCCGCCAATAATTAAATTACAAGCGATGTCGGGTAGAAAGGTATTATTTAATACATAG
- the cdaA gene encoding diadenylate cyclase CdaA, translated as MTLGLGFDSHFTASWLRQSLDLGLVIALTFLVLLAVRDRRTLWMVRGLIVLIVAAALGQQLQFQLLSFVLDKLVVGAALAMSVVFQSEFRRFLEQLGRGHLLPSFRQTRRTSETTDRSLDRIVEAVKELSQQRIGALMILETNEMMDERDFAVPGVKLDAELSKELIQTIFQTTTLLHDGAVFIRGDRVVSAGVILPLSDRTASRQLGTRHRAAMGITERTNNCVCIVVSEETGSISLAEAGMLDRPLTSSKLKELLETRFAPISERESVAPSLFSFGRKFSLRVIKLCRRLLQLPENK; from the coding sequence ATGACTTTGGGTCTGGGGTTTGATTCCCACTTTACTGCATCCTGGTTACGCCAAAGTTTAGACCTAGGATTAGTAATTGCCCTCACTTTTCTGGTGTTATTGGCGGTCAGAGATCGTCGAACATTGTGGATGGTAAGAGGGCTAATTGTGTTGATAGTGGCTGCCGCGCTCGGTCAACAGTTGCAATTTCAGTTATTAAGCTTCGTACTCGACAAGCTGGTTGTCGGCGCGGCACTAGCGATGTCCGTTGTTTTTCAGTCCGAATTTCGCCGCTTTTTGGAGCAATTAGGACGGGGGCATTTACTACCTTCGTTCCGCCAAACTCGCCGGACGAGCGAAACTACAGATCGATCGCTCGATCGGATTGTCGAGGCAGTCAAGGAGTTATCGCAACAACGGATCGGTGCGTTGATGATCCTCGAAACCAACGAGATGATGGACGAGCGAGATTTTGCCGTGCCGGGGGTAAAATTAGATGCCGAGCTATCGAAGGAACTGATCCAAACTATTTTTCAAACTACGACTTTACTACACGATGGTGCGGTATTTATTCGCGGCGATCGAGTGGTATCGGCAGGTGTCATTTTACCATTATCCGATCGAACTGCTTCTCGGCAGCTAGGAACTAGGCATCGAGCGGCAATGGGAATTACCGAGCGGACGAACAATTGCGTGTGTATCGTCGTCTCTGAAGAAACGGGATCGATTTCGCTAGCTGAGGCGGGAATGCTCGATCGACCCCTGACTAGCAGTAAACTGAAAGAGCTATTAGAAACCCGGTTTGCCCCGATTAGCGAACGCGAATCAGTCGCACCGAGTTTGTTTAGCTTCGGGCGTAAATTCAGTCTCCGCGTGATTAAGCTATGCCGTCGCCTGCTACAATTGCCGGAAAACAAATGA
- a CDS encoding isoprenyl transferase, with protein MTSKTTSLIELPADLDCTQLPQHVAAIMDGNGRWAKQRGFPRMMGHKRGADALRDLLRCCKDWGIGALTVYAFSTENWGRSMEEVDFLMTLFENLFQLELAEMVAEEVKLEVVGDLANLPPSLYDAIDRAKTATQDNQGVRFTVAINYGGRQEIVRACQAIATQVQQGLIKAIEIDEHLLSKHLHTADLPDPDLLIRTSGEMRISNFLLWQLAYAEIYVTDTLWPDFDRRAFHKALLNYQQRHRRFGKA; from the coding sequence ATGACTTCCAAAACAACCAGTCTCATCGAACTACCTGCCGATTTAGATTGTACTCAGTTACCACAACATGTAGCCGCGATCATGGATGGGAATGGCAGATGGGCGAAACAGCGGGGATTTCCCCGGATGATGGGGCACAAACGCGGTGCGGATGCGCTCCGAGATCTGTTGCGGTGCTGCAAAGATTGGGGGATCGGTGCGCTGACTGTTTATGCCTTCTCGACCGAAAATTGGGGCAGATCGATGGAGGAAGTCGATTTTTTGATGACTCTATTTGAAAATCTATTTCAGTTGGAGTTAGCTGAAATGGTAGCGGAAGAAGTTAAATTAGAAGTTGTCGGCGATTTAGCCAATCTTCCGCCATCGCTATACGATGCGATCGATCGGGCAAAAACCGCTACCCAAGACAATCAAGGCGTGCGCTTTACCGTTGCGATCAATTATGGCGGCAGACAAGAAATCGTCCGTGCCTGTCAGGCAATTGCCACTCAGGTGCAGCAAGGACTGATTAAGGCGATCGAGATCGACGAACACTTACTCTCAAAACACTTACACACTGCCGATCTCCCCGATCCCGATCTCTTGATTCGGACTAGCGGCGAAATGCGGATTAGTAACTTTTTGTTGTGGCAGTTGGCTTACGCCGAAATCTATGTTACCGATACATTATGGCCAGATTTTGACAGACGCGCATTTCACAAAGCACTGCTTAACTATCAACAACGTCATCGGCGGTTTGGTAAGGCTTAG
- a CDS encoding peptide ligase PGM1-related protein, with translation MQDCDESRSKHDEFQQLQSRLKNLWDSFDAQFDSDCDILVVPSLSLDRDELVKVEGCIHYEERLLFSLMRLSNPRTRLIYVTSVPLSPMAIDYYLQLLPGIPFSHARERLLLFSTDDRSLQPLSQKMLDRPRLLERIARALRPDRSVMICYNSTAVERDLAVKLDVPLYALDPDLLYWGTKAGSRQIFAECGLPHPDGSQLVFNDRDLAQVAAELWERQPHLLRMVVKLNEGFSGEGNAILDLRPLGKPNSPIDRVQAISQAFENLSFQGANETWANFKAKIGHLGAIVEAFVEGEGKQSPSVQGCITPMGTVEILSTHDQILGGPDGQIFLGCQFPAAEGYRRQLQDLGLAVGKNLAAKGAIERFGVDFMAVPNSDGSWELEAIEINLRKGGTTHPFMTLKFLTNGYYQLESGLFYSQQGKPKYYVASDNLHKPQYRGLLPNDLMDIIAHHRLHFDTSTETGTVFHLLGSLSEFGKIGLTSIGNSLAEAQDIYQKVEEVLDKETRSIDSQSTLPIAWKCR, from the coding sequence ATGCAGGATTGTGATGAGTCTCGATCGAAGCATGATGAATTTCAACAATTGCAGTCCCGCTTAAAAAATTTGTGGGATAGTTTTGACGCTCAATTCGATAGCGACTGTGATATTTTAGTAGTACCTTCGCTGAGTTTAGATCGAGACGAATTAGTCAAAGTTGAAGGGTGTATTCATTACGAAGAACGGTTGTTATTTTCGCTGATGCGGTTGTCGAATCCGCGCACGCGGCTGATTTATGTTACTTCAGTACCATTGTCGCCGATGGCGATCGATTATTATTTACAACTGTTGCCAGGAATTCCGTTTTCGCACGCGCGCGAGCGATTGTTATTATTTTCTACTGACGATCGATCTCTACAACCGCTCAGTCAAAAAATGCTCGATCGTCCGCGTTTACTCGAACGAATCGCACGCGCTTTAAGACCCGATCGATCGGTGATGATTTGCTACAATTCTACGGCGGTCGAACGAGATTTGGCCGTGAAACTGGACGTACCACTCTACGCGCTCGATCCAGATTTATTATACTGGGGGACAAAAGCAGGCAGTCGGCAGATTTTCGCAGAATGTGGGCTACCCCATCCCGATGGCAGCCAGTTAGTATTTAACGATCGCGATTTGGCACAGGTGGCGGCAGAACTCTGGGAGCGACAACCGCATCTGCTCCGGATGGTAGTCAAGTTAAACGAGGGTTTTTCGGGCGAAGGTAATGCCATTCTCGATTTGCGTCCGTTGGGCAAGCCGAATAGTCCGATCGACCGAGTGCAAGCGATTTCCCAAGCTTTTGAAAATCTCAGCTTTCAGGGAGCAAACGAAACCTGGGCTAATTTTAAGGCTAAAATCGGCCATCTAGGCGCGATCGTCGAAGCTTTCGTTGAAGGGGAAGGAAAACAATCTCCCAGCGTGCAGGGGTGCATTACACCCATGGGTACGGTGGAAATTCTCTCTACCCACGATCAGATTTTGGGCGGCCCCGACGGTCAAATCTTTTTAGGCTGTCAATTTCCAGCGGCTGAAGGCTATCGTCGTCAATTACAAGATTTAGGCTTGGCAGTGGGTAAAAATCTCGCAGCTAAAGGCGCGATCGAACGGTTTGGGGTAGATTTTATGGCCGTACCAAATTCCGATGGTAGTTGGGAGTTAGAAGCGATTGAAATTAACCTTCGCAAAGGGGGGACTACTCATCCATTTATGACGCTAAAATTTCTGACCAATGGTTATTATCAACTAGAGTCAGGATTATTTTATAGTCAACAAGGTAAGCCAAAGTATTATGTTGCTTCGGACAATCTTCATAAGCCCCAATATCGCGGTTTATTACCTAACGATCTGATGGATATTATCGCGCATCATCGGTTGCATTTCGATACTAGTACCGAAACAGGAACTGTTTTTCATTTACTGGGTTCGCTATCGGAGTTTGGTAAAATTGGGTTGACAAGTATCGGTAATTCACTAGCCGAAGCTCAAGATATTTATCAAAAAGTCGAGGAAGTTTTAGACAAAGAAACTCGATCGATCGACAGTCAATCGACACTACCGATCGCTTGGAAATGTCGGTAA
- a CDS encoding DUF928 domain-containing protein, which translates to MWKNYRWGLAIALVASFATNIISTEAIANGIPARWAAKRYKVPSLGSPVRREAAATRGNCVTDLPIALTPLEGIAVTTTAYPTFYLRVPAIPTNSPVPLEFTLKDGNKTVYQAKFQLAGKRRIIALSLPATGILPPLEIDRDYRWSSSIQCSNDSEEAVNLVTNSIIRRVAPDAALTAKLEAVSASSSTATKPEIYAEAEIWQDALTELVNLRRLQPTNPQVAAQWQTLLKSADLGTVVNDPLP; encoded by the coding sequence ATGTGGAAAAATTATCGCTGGGGACTGGCGATCGCCTTAGTAGCCAGTTTTGCTACAAATATTATCTCAACTGAAGCGATCGCCAATGGTATTCCCGCACGGTGGGCTGCCAAACGCTATAAAGTACCATCACTAGGATCGCCAGTCCGTCGCGAAGCCGCAGCAACGCGGGGAAATTGTGTAACCGATCTTCCCATCGCGCTGACGCCACTAGAGGGGATTGCCGTGACAACTACCGCTTATCCCACTTTTTATCTGAGAGTACCCGCTATACCAACAAATAGTCCCGTCCCTCTAGAATTTACCTTGAAGGATGGGAATAAAACAGTTTATCAAGCTAAATTTCAACTCGCTGGCAAACGCCGAATAATTGCACTAAGCTTACCCGCGACTGGCATATTGCCGCCACTAGAAATCGATCGCGATTATCGCTGGTCGTCAAGCATCCAGTGCAGCAACGACTCCGAAGAAGCCGTCAATCTCGTTACTAATAGCATTATTCGGCGCGTTGCCCCCGATGCCGCCTTAACTGCCAAACTAGAGGCTGTTTCCGCCTCTTCATCCACAGCAACCAAGCCCGAAATTTATGCCGAAGCCGAAATTTGGCAAGATGCACTAACAGAATTAGTCAATTTGCGCCGCCTGCAACCGACAAATCCTCAAGTTGCAGCACAGTGGCAAACTCTCCTCAAATCTGCCGATCTAGGCACGGTAGTTAACGATCCTCTGCCTTAA